In the Chitinivorax sp. B genome, one interval contains:
- a CDS encoding ABC transporter ATP-binding protein, which translates to MTPSVLIDNLSFNYGATTVLDRISLEVKHRDFLGIVGPNGGGKSTLLKLMLGLLTTNTGVITLFGKSPAEAARDIGYVPQYASFARDFPITVEHVVLQGRLKPGRWFQRFNHEDRQLAERAMQETDVWTLRKRTVDQLSGGQLQRVLIARALTTGPQLLLLDEPTASIDMRAEKNIFDLLKQLNERLTVIIVSHDIGFISDYVNRIACLNRELICHDAHAIDPATLERIYGKHVHAIAHHH; encoded by the coding sequence ATGACACCATCCGTTCTCATTGACAACCTGAGCTTCAACTATGGCGCGACCACGGTTCTGGATCGTATTAGTCTTGAAGTAAAACATCGTGATTTTCTTGGCATCGTTGGCCCAAATGGCGGGGGTAAAAGTACCCTATTGAAATTGATGTTGGGTTTATTAACGACAAACACCGGTGTTATTACACTATTTGGCAAGTCGCCCGCTGAGGCTGCCCGCGATATCGGCTACGTGCCTCAGTATGCAAGTTTTGCTCGAGACTTCCCAATCACCGTGGAGCACGTTGTCTTACAAGGTCGCCTAAAACCTGGGCGCTGGTTTCAACGATTCAACCATGAAGACCGACAACTTGCCGAACGCGCGATGCAAGAGACCGATGTATGGACTTTACGCAAGCGTACAGTCGACCAACTTTCTGGTGGTCAGTTACAGCGAGTACTGATTGCCCGCGCACTCACAACAGGCCCTCAATTACTGCTACTAGACGAGCCCACAGCCAGCATTGATATGCGCGCCGAAAAGAATATTTTTGACCTGTTGAAGCAACTGAATGAACGCCTTACGGTAATCATTGTGTCGCACGACATTGGCTTTATTTCGGATTATGTCAATCGAATTGCCTGTCTCAACCGAGAACTGATTTGTCATGATGCCCATGCCATTGATCCTGCCACGCTGGAGCGCATTTATGGCAAGCATGTTCACGCCATTGCTCACCATCATTAA
- a CDS encoding metal ABC transporter permease — protein sequence MSGFLDALQHQTFIQYALLGGLLASICCGLIGSYVVVKRISYLAGGISHTILGGMGIAYFFGSHPIKGALIAALAAALLIGWISLKLKQHEDTLIGALWSIGMAVGVIFVAKTPGYSVDLMSYLFGNILMVSAQDLWLMAGLDTLVVILVYLFREQFLAVCFDEEFARLRGIHVTFFYLLLLCMVAVTVVVLIQVVGLILVIALLTLPAAIASQWARTLSHIMLMATCLGGLFTLGGLVISYEPDLPSGATIILLAGCSYIISLVLSQLKASRKG from the coding sequence ATGTCCGGATTCCTTGACGCACTTCAACATCAAACCTTCATTCAGTACGCCTTGCTAGGTGGCTTATTAGCCAGCATCTGCTGCGGTCTAATCGGCAGCTATGTAGTAGTAAAGCGCATCAGCTATCTGGCAGGGGGCATTTCCCACACAATTCTGGGCGGCATGGGGATCGCCTATTTCTTTGGCAGCCACCCCATCAAGGGCGCTCTAATTGCTGCGTTGGCCGCAGCACTGCTGATTGGCTGGATCAGCTTGAAACTGAAACAGCATGAAGACACCCTGATTGGCGCCCTCTGGTCAATCGGCATGGCCGTCGGGGTGATCTTTGTCGCCAAGACACCTGGCTACAGTGTCGACCTGATGAGTTACCTGTTTGGCAATATCTTGATGGTTTCTGCACAAGATTTGTGGCTGATGGCGGGATTGGACACTCTGGTAGTCATACTGGTTTACCTGTTTCGCGAACAATTCCTGGCCGTCTGCTTTGATGAGGAATTTGCCCGCCTGCGTGGCATCCACGTCACATTTTTCTACCTGCTACTACTCTGCATGGTAGCCGTCACTGTCGTAGTCCTGATTCAAGTGGTTGGACTGATCTTGGTCATTGCGCTGCTCACACTGCCTGCAGCCATTGCCAGCCAGTGGGCACGTACGCTGTCCCACATCATGCTGATGGCCACTTGCCTAGGTGGATTATTCACACTTGGCGGCCTGGTCATTTCATATGAACCAGATCTGCCATCAGGTGCCACCATCATATTGCTGGCTGGCTGCAGCTATATAATCAGCTTGGTGCTATCCCAACTCAAAGCCAGCAGGAAAGGCTAA
- the arsC gene encoding arsenate reductase (glutaredoxin) (This arsenate reductase requires both glutathione and glutaredoxin to convert arsenate to arsenite, after which the efflux transporter formed by ArsA and ArsB can extrude the arsenite from the cell, providing resistance.) codes for MSVRIFHNPHCSKSRQALAILQEHGIEVDIVEYLTQPPSTSELTLLLAQLGLNARELMRHDEAIYQILQLDNPTLDEETLIAAMTANPILIQRPIAVSNGKAIIARPPERLHTLLGGH; via the coding sequence ATGTCTGTACGTATTTTTCACAATCCACACTGCTCAAAATCCCGACAAGCATTGGCCATCCTACAGGAGCATGGCATTGAAGTAGATATAGTGGAATATCTGACACAGCCTCCTTCCACATCCGAGCTCACTCTCTTATTGGCGCAGCTTGGCTTGAATGCGCGTGAACTCATGCGACACGATGAAGCAATCTACCAAATACTTCAACTGGATAACCCAACTCTGGACGAAGAGACATTGATTGCAGCCATGACGGCCAACCCGATTCTGATTCAACGACCCATTGCTGTCAGCAATGGCAAAGCAATCATTGCAAGGCCACCAGAACGCCTACACACACTATTGGGTGGCCATTGA
- a CDS encoding histidine kinase yields MTELHVYLERAGLATYLHDAVFVEHCEQAYSRLMDCPPLTLDGVKMTYPVPMLSEDGSCSLFDELAPTPFDLRSVLGGDTTENRYLLAHLDAWVEQVQRVQRVDWVGIYQKRQVAGEVSLVKMVYRGNPSRAVFPLTDVFAAHSTNSLVGLSGRARIIGDVGRHVASGGAYYTCDPAVQAEACLPILGRDGAILGIIDAEDVRPGFFDVLRLAELVALCLMSAEVLERSI; encoded by the coding sequence ATGACTGAACTACACGTGTATCTTGAACGAGCAGGTTTGGCCACATACCTGCACGATGCAGTATTTGTTGAACATTGTGAACAAGCTTACTCCAGATTGATGGATTGTCCGCCATTAACACTGGATGGGGTGAAAATGACTTATCCCGTGCCAATGTTGAGTGAGGACGGAAGTTGTTCGCTGTTTGACGAACTGGCGCCTACACCATTTGATCTGAGGTCAGTGTTGGGTGGAGATACGACGGAGAATCGGTATTTACTCGCCCATTTGGATGCCTGGGTGGAACAGGTTCAGCGTGTTCAGCGCGTGGATTGGGTTGGGATTTATCAAAAACGGCAAGTTGCAGGTGAAGTAAGTCTCGTCAAGATGGTATACCGTGGTAATCCAAGTCGAGCGGTGTTCCCATTAACCGATGTATTTGCTGCACATTCCACTAATAGTTTGGTAGGTCTGTCAGGTCGGGCGCGGATCATTGGCGATGTTGGTAGGCATGTTGCATCTGGTGGGGCCTATTACACATGCGATCCGGCAGTGCAGGCGGAAGCATGTTTGCCTATTCTGGGACGAGATGGTGCTATCCTTGGTATTATTGATGCTGAGGATGTGCGACCAGGTTTTTTTGACGTGCTGCGGTTGGCTGAATTGGTGGCATTGTGTTTGATGAGTGCTGAGGTGCTTGAGCGTAGTATTTGA
- the rluB gene encoding 23S rRNA pseudouridine(2605) synthase RluB: protein MSRSNNRAPRNTQQFFRSGTPNDRVAAGRSRDNAVPRNRQPDTNVSPEGDQQRRTPGNGPRGRQQGVPGKSLTGGSFQQPTGGRHSRSDWNMDDARSGRGRRRVAMDIESSDEHRRQLAEGRQRASHDEVIDEAGSAESGVPRRNTPNRPNVPRARKMRERAGSLKEQKRANDLREHRVDPRKLEDMRLQKILALTGLGSRREMEELISAGKVEVNGAVATLGQKVAFGDKVRVDGKNVFLKWPDRLPRVILYHKQEGELVSRDDPDGRTTVFDRLPTVQSSKWVAVGRLDFNTSGLLIFTTSGELANKMMHPRFEVDREYAVRILGELTPEQMKEATKGIELDDGPAHFQHISDQGGEGRNRWYRVVLREGRNREVRRMFEYFGTTVSRLIRVRFGPISLPGRLKRGTWTELEPQDVQKLLKWAGLSL from the coding sequence TTGAGCAGATCGAATAATCGCGCACCGCGCAATACCCAGCAGTTTTTCCGATCCGGCACACCAAATGACCGTGTTGCCGCCGGGCGAAGTCGCGACAATGCGGTGCCCCGTAATCGCCAGCCCGACACCAATGTAAGCCCGGAAGGTGATCAGCAGCGACGAACTCCTGGAAACGGACCGCGTGGTCGCCAGCAGGGTGTACCGGGTAAGTCGTTAACAGGTGGATCATTCCAGCAGCCTACCGGTGGCCGGCATAGTCGTAGTGACTGGAATATGGATGATGCACGTAGTGGACGTGGCCGCCGCCGCGTAGCAATGGATATTGAATCGTCTGATGAGCATCGTCGGCAATTGGCGGAGGGGCGGCAACGTGCGTCTCACGACGAGGTGATTGACGAGGCGGGTAGCGCAGAATCAGGTGTGCCGCGCCGCAATACACCTAATCGCCCAAATGTGCCACGTGCACGTAAAATGCGCGAACGCGCAGGCTCTTTGAAAGAACAGAAGCGGGCCAATGACCTGCGTGAGCATCGTGTCGATCCGCGCAAGCTGGAGGATATGCGTTTACAGAAGATTTTGGCATTAACTGGCTTAGGCTCCCGTCGCGAAATGGAAGAACTTATTTCGGCGGGCAAGGTGGAAGTCAATGGTGCGGTGGCAACATTGGGCCAGAAAGTTGCGTTTGGCGACAAAGTCCGAGTGGATGGCAAAAATGTCTTTCTGAAGTGGCCGGATCGTTTGCCGCGTGTCATTTTGTACCATAAGCAGGAAGGTGAGCTGGTCAGCCGAGATGATCCGGATGGCCGCACAACAGTATTTGATCGTCTGCCAACGGTGCAAAGCAGTAAGTGGGTAGCGGTCGGACGTCTGGATTTCAATACCAGTGGGTTGTTGATTTTCACCACGTCCGGTGAGTTGGCCAACAAAATGATGCATCCTCGCTTTGAGGTGGACCGTGAATATGCCGTTCGCATTCTTGGTGAGTTGACCCCGGAGCAAATGAAAGAGGCCACCAAAGGTATCGAGTTGGATGATGGGCCGGCACATTTTCAGCATATTTCCGATCAAGGCGGTGAAGGGCGCAATCGTTGGTACCGGGTTGTGCTGCGGGAAGGTCGTAACCGAGAAGTGCGACGCATGTTTGAATACTTTGGTACCACGGTGAGTCGTTTGATCCGCGTCCGGTTTGGCCCGATCTCCTTGCCCGGTCGCCTCAAGCGGGGAACTTGGACCGAACTGGAGCCGCAGGATGTTCAAAAGTTGCTGAAGTGGGCCGGTCTTAGCTTGTAA
- the scpB gene encoding SMC-Scp complex subunit ScpB, whose product MAALTTHSHLKLVIEAALFATSEPLSIFDIKRLFDVELPADAIRKAVADLRHDWQDRGIELVELASGWRFRVRPEFMGHVDRLNPEKPPRYSRAVMETLAIIAYRQPVTRGDIEQIRGVSVSTNVMKALETRGWIDVIGYKEVPGRPGLYATTKKFLDDLGLNSLKDLPPLAELGQLVIPEESRIEQIE is encoded by the coding sequence ATTGCAGCATTGACCACCCATTCCCATCTCAAACTGGTGATTGAAGCCGCTTTGTTTGCGACAAGCGAGCCCTTGTCAATCTTTGACATCAAACGACTGTTTGATGTTGAGTTGCCTGCAGACGCCATTCGTAAGGCAGTGGCAGACTTGCGACATGATTGGCAGGATCGCGGTATCGAGCTGGTTGAGTTGGCATCTGGATGGCGTTTCCGTGTGCGCCCCGAATTCATGGGCCATGTAGATCGACTCAACCCGGAAAAGCCTCCGCGTTATTCTCGAGCAGTAATGGAGACCTTGGCTATTATTGCTTATCGTCAACCTGTAACGCGTGGGGATATTGAACAAATCCGTGGCGTTTCCGTGTCCACCAACGTTATGAAGGCACTGGAAACCCGTGGCTGGATTGATGTAATCGGCTATAAAGAAGTGCCGGGCCGACCTGGCCTCTATGCTACCACCAAGAAGTTTCTTGACGACTTGGGCCTTAATTCATTGAAAGATCTGCCACCACTGGCAGAGCTGGGCCAGCTCGTTATCCCTGAGGAATCCCGAATTGAGCAGATCGAATAA
- a CDS encoding ScpA family protein, with protein MDTVVNEAAPIASLFGEPVLEMPRDLYIPPDALRVFLEAFEGPLDLLLYLIRKQNINVVDIPMARITAQYLDYIELMQQNRLELAAEYLLMAAVLIEIKSRMLLPRPAVVGDDEGIDPRAELVRRLLEYEQMKLAAFNLEQLPQAERDFAWASAMIDRVAIQRLPDMGIDDLRDAWMAIIARSQVNRTHKVTREELSVREHMSRILRLLADGRFIEFCQLFDLEATRPVLVVNFIAVLELVKESLVFVSQEKPYTPIYVRLSVAADRVVMAAE; from the coding sequence ATGGATACTGTTGTCAACGAAGCAGCGCCGATTGCCAGCCTGTTTGGCGAACCCGTGCTGGAAATGCCACGTGATCTGTATATTCCACCAGATGCATTGCGGGTCTTTCTTGAGGCCTTTGAAGGTCCATTGGATCTATTGCTTTACCTGATCCGGAAGCAGAACATCAATGTCGTCGATATTCCGATGGCACGGATTACCGCCCAATACTTGGATTATATTGAATTGATGCAGCAGAATCGGCTGGAGCTGGCGGCTGAATACCTGTTGATGGCTGCTGTATTAATTGAGATCAAGTCGCGCATGCTGTTGCCACGTCCGGCAGTGGTGGGCGACGATGAGGGAATTGATCCGCGTGCTGAATTGGTGCGACGTTTGCTTGAGTATGAGCAAATGAAGCTAGCAGCGTTCAATCTTGAGCAATTGCCGCAGGCGGAGCGTGATTTTGCTTGGGCAAGTGCAATGATTGATCGCGTTGCAATTCAGCGACTTCCTGACATGGGTATTGATGATTTGCGTGATGCTTGGATGGCTATCATTGCGCGCTCGCAGGTTAATCGTACTCACAAGGTAACGCGGGAAGAGTTATCGGTGCGGGAGCATATGTCCCGTATATTGCGGCTATTGGCTGATGGCCGGTTCATCGAGTTTTGTCAGTTGTTTGATTTGGAGGCAACCAGACCCGTACTGGTTGTCAATTTCATCGCAGTGTTGGAGCTGGTGAAGGAGAGTCTGGTCTTCGTCAGTCAGGAAAAGCCTTACACACCAATCTATGTCAGGCTGAGTGTAGCAGCGGATCGGGTGGTCATGGCTGCCGAGTAG
- a CDS encoding DMT family transporter, with protein MSPKSPNGLALAAIVLWASLATLSVKLTNVPPFLLVGLSLMIGSLGSVHRIREWRVPLRTLLIGCVGLFGYHFCLFLALRWSPALSANLLNYLWPLLLVLLSPMLLPGYQIGVNHILGGILGFAGAALLIVGGDGLQIRADHAWGYLLAIAAAVIWAVYSLLTKRLPAFPTSAVGGFCAISGMLALLCHLLLEPSYQPVLAEWIQIAMLGIGPLGAAFFLWDAALKRGDPRMIGTLAYLTPLLSTASLVLLGGSELTPMSLVSLGLILGGAWLGSRPARQSALV; from the coding sequence ATGAGCCCTAAATCGCCTAATGGCTTGGCATTGGCGGCCATAGTTTTGTGGGCAAGTCTGGCGACCTTGAGTGTGAAACTTACCAACGTCCCCCCTTTTTTGTTGGTTGGATTGAGTTTGATGATTGGCAGTTTGGGGAGTGTGCATCGTATTCGTGAATGGCGTGTGCCACTCCGCACATTGCTCATCGGGTGCGTGGGATTGTTTGGTTATCATTTTTGCCTTTTCCTGGCTTTACGCTGGTCTCCAGCCCTGTCTGCTAATTTGCTGAATTACCTATGGCCTTTGTTATTGGTACTATTGTCACCAATGCTATTGCCTGGCTACCAAATAGGTGTAAACCATATTTTGGGTGGCATACTGGGTTTTGCTGGTGCGGCATTATTAATTGTTGGCGGAGATGGTTTGCAGATTCGTGCGGATCATGCCTGGGGCTATTTACTGGCTATCGCGGCCGCGGTTATTTGGGCAGTCTACTCCTTGTTGACAAAGCGGCTGCCTGCTTTTCCAACCAGTGCTGTTGGCGGGTTTTGCGCCATATCTGGCATGTTGGCATTGCTTTGTCATCTCTTGTTGGAGCCCAGTTATCAGCCTGTGCTTGCAGAATGGATTCAAATTGCCATGCTTGGTATTGGCCCCTTGGGTGCGGCATTCTTCCTGTGGGATGCAGCGTTGAAGCGTGGTGACCCGCGTATGATTGGTACATTGGCCTACTTGACACCGTTGCTTTCTACGGCTTCATTGGTATTGTTGGGTGGTTCGGAGCTGACCCCAATGTCGCTGGTATCGCTTGGATTGATTCTGGGTGGAGCATGGTTGGGCAGTCGACCTGCGCGACAGTCGGCTCTGGTGTAA
- a CDS encoding tryptophan--tRNA ligase, with the protein MFQDRVLSGMRPTGSLHLGHYHGVLKNWVKLQSEHECLFFVADWHALTTNYDDPQIIERSVWDMVIDWLAAGVDPSQATLFIQSRVPEHAELHLLLSMMTPLGWLERVPTYKDQQEKLSQKDLSTYGFLGYPLLQSADILIYRANQVPVGEDQVPHIELTREIARRFNHLYGREPGYQEKAEAAIKKMGSKKAKLYEELRSRYQEQGDTEALDAGRALLGEQQNLSHGDRERLFGYLEGGGKMILSEPDALLTEASRMPGLDGQKMSKSYGNTITLREDATTVSKKIRTMPTDPQRVRRTDPGDPAKCPVWQLHEVYSADETRAWVQQGCKSAGIGCIECKQPVIDAVLKEQEPMRERAQLYLDDPTLVKNIIADGCEKARKLAQEAMRDVREAMGLGYS; encoded by the coding sequence ATGTTTCAAGACCGAGTCCTATCGGGTATGCGCCCGACCGGCAGTCTGCATCTGGGGCACTACCACGGGGTATTGAAGAACTGGGTAAAGCTGCAAAGCGAGCATGAGTGCTTGTTTTTTGTGGCAGACTGGCATGCGCTGACCACCAATTATGATGATCCGCAGATCATCGAGAGAAGTGTCTGGGATATGGTGATTGATTGGTTGGCCGCAGGTGTGGATCCGTCACAGGCGACACTGTTTATTCAATCACGCGTTCCAGAGCATGCCGAGTTGCATCTGCTGTTGTCGATGATGACGCCGTTGGGCTGGTTGGAGCGGGTGCCAACCTATAAGGATCAGCAAGAGAAACTGAGCCAGAAAGATCTGTCGACCTATGGTTTTCTGGGCTATCCACTGCTGCAATCGGCCGATATCCTGATTTATCGTGCCAATCAAGTGCCTGTGGGTGAGGATCAGGTGCCACATATTGAGCTGACTCGGGAAATTGCACGTCGCTTCAATCATTTGTATGGGCGTGAGCCCGGGTATCAAGAAAAGGCCGAAGCTGCAATCAAAAAGATGGGCAGCAAGAAAGCCAAGCTGTACGAAGAGCTGCGTAGCCGGTATCAGGAACAGGGCGACACCGAAGCGCTGGATGCAGGGCGAGCGTTGCTGGGTGAGCAGCAGAACTTGAGCCATGGCGATCGTGAACGACTGTTCGGGTATTTGGAAGGGGGTGGGAAAATGATTCTATCCGAGCCGGATGCGTTGCTGACAGAGGCTTCCCGTATGCCAGGGTTGGATGGACAGAAAATGTCCAAATCCTATGGCAATACCATCACCTTGCGGGAAGATGCCACCACCGTCAGCAAGAAAATTCGTACCATGCCGACCGACCCACAGCGAGTCCGTCGCACGGATCCGGGTGATCCAGCCAAATGCCCTGTGTGGCAGTTGCATGAAGTCTATTCCGCTGATGAAACCCGGGCATGGGTACAACAAGGCTGTAAGAGCGCGGGAATTGGCTGTATAGAATGTAAGCAGCCCGTGATTGATGCTGTATTGAAGGAGCAGGAACCAATGCGGGAACGCGCACAACTGTATCTGGATGACCCAACGCTGGTGAAGAACATCATTGCCGATGGCTGTGAAAAAGCCCGTAAACTGGCCCAGGAAGCCATGCGTGATGTGCGCGAGGCAATGGGCCTAGGTTATAGTTGA
- a CDS encoding site-2 protease family protein codes for MNELNLIQKICVYAIPVLFAITLHEAAHAYAAMRLGDRTAHQLGRLSLNPIRHVDPVGTVLLPLICLALGNFLFGWAKPVPVDFRNLRHPLRDMVWVAAAGPAANLIMAIGWILLFKLAVSNPGNYFAAPLAYMAEAGVSINVSLLVLNLLPIPPLDGGRIAVGLLPRSLSTPLAALEPYGMFILIGLMVTGLLTYIMQPLFAITLGFLSLII; via the coding sequence GTGAACGAATTAAATCTGATTCAAAAAATTTGTGTTTATGCCATTCCTGTATTGTTTGCAATTACCCTGCATGAGGCTGCACACGCTTATGCGGCGATGCGTCTGGGCGATCGGACCGCTCATCAATTGGGGCGGTTGAGTCTGAATCCGATCCGTCATGTCGATCCTGTCGGAACGGTGCTGTTGCCTTTGATCTGCCTTGCATTAGGGAATTTTCTGTTTGGCTGGGCGAAACCCGTACCAGTTGATTTCAGGAATTTGCGCCATCCGTTACGCGATATGGTTTGGGTGGCCGCCGCTGGGCCTGCGGCTAATTTGATCATGGCAATCGGCTGGATATTGTTGTTCAAACTGGCTGTGTCCAATCCAGGTAACTATTTTGCTGCACCGCTGGCCTATATGGCAGAGGCGGGGGTCAGTATCAACGTATCGCTGCTGGTGCTGAATCTGTTGCCCATCCCGCCATTGGACGGGGGCAGAATCGCAGTAGGGTTATTGCCACGCAGCCTGTCGACGCCCTTGGCCGCGCTGGAGCCTTATGGCATGTTCATTCTGATCGGGCTGATGGTAACGGGGCTCCTGACATACATCATGCAGCCCTTGTTTGCGATTACGCTCGGCTTTTTATCATTAATCATTTAA
- a CDS encoding L-threonylcarbamoyladenylate synthase, whose translation MAQFFSIHPDNPQARLIGQAVKIIRDGGVIVYPTDSCYAIGCQIGNKEAVDRIRHIRDVDDKHHFTLVCRDLSELATYARVDNAQFRLLKSATPGCYTFLLMATKEVPRRLQHPKRNTIGLRVPQHSVVQALLAELGEPLLSSTLMLPGDEYPQTDPYEIRDLLEHQVDLVLDGGYCGMEPTTVVDLTENSPVLVRKGNGNLKPFGLEDV comes from the coding sequence ATGGCACAATTTTTCTCCATTCATCCTGACAATCCACAAGCACGTCTGATTGGGCAGGCCGTCAAAATCATTCGGGATGGCGGGGTGATCGTTTATCCGACAGATTCCTGTTATGCGATTGGCTGTCAGATCGGTAATAAGGAAGCGGTTGATCGTATCCGGCACATTCGTGATGTAGATGATAAACATCACTTCACGCTGGTCTGTCGAGACTTGTCCGAGTTGGCTACCTATGCCCGAGTGGATAATGCGCAATTTCGCTTGTTGAAATCGGCTACCCCGGGCTGTTATACCTTTCTGTTGATGGCAACCAAAGAAGTTCCTCGTCGTTTGCAGCATCCCAAGCGGAATACCATCGGATTACGTGTCCCGCAACACTCAGTGGTACAAGCTTTGCTGGCAGAGCTGGGTGAGCCATTACTGTCTTCAACGCTGATGCTGCCAGGGGATGAGTACCCGCAAACCGATCCTTATGAAATTCGTGACCTATTGGAACATCAGGTGGATCTGGTGTTGGATGGTGGGTACTGCGGTATGGAACCGACGACTGTCGTGGATCTGACGGAAAATTCGCCGGTGTTGGTGAGAAAAGGGAATGGCAATCTCAAGCCGTTCGGCTTGGAGGACGTGTGA
- a CDS encoding 3',5'-nucleoside bisphosphate phosphatase, giving the protein MPKIDLHCHSNCSDGALPPAEVATRAAARGCEVWALTDHDDVRGLAEARVAAESAGMRFVPGVEISVSWDRITVHIVGLNIDPENAVLLAGLAYVRSGRVRRAEAMGEDLARVGIQGAFAGALARADNKEMVGRTHFARFLVENGHVKDVKTAFKKYLVKGKPGYVPHQWAEMSDAIAWIRAAGGQAVLAHPGRYEIGKARMLDLIAHFKAAGGEALEVVTSNHTAEHVSQFARMSVEHGLTASCGSDFHSPLDGWCDLGSLPDLPANVTPIWHNWPEC; this is encoded by the coding sequence ATGCCCAAGATTGATCTGCATTGCCATTCCAATTGTTCTGACGGCGCTTTGCCGCCCGCAGAGGTCGCTACGCGTGCGGCTGCCCGGGGCTGTGAGGTATGGGCATTGACGGATCATGATGATGTACGTGGCTTAGCTGAGGCACGGGTGGCGGCTGAATCTGCGGGTATGCGATTTGTACCGGGTGTGGAAATCTCTGTCAGCTGGGATCGAATTACGGTGCACATTGTCGGTTTGAATATCGATCCTGAAAATGCAGTCTTACTGGCCGGTTTGGCTTATGTCAGGAGCGGGCGAGTACGACGTGCTGAGGCAATGGGTGAGGATCTTGCTCGCGTGGGCATTCAGGGTGCGTTTGCCGGAGCGTTGGCACGGGCGGACAACAAGGAAATGGTTGGGCGTACTCATTTTGCACGCTTCCTTGTGGAGAATGGTCATGTCAAGGATGTGAAAACAGCCTTCAAAAAATATCTGGTCAAGGGTAAGCCGGGTTATGTGCCTCATCAATGGGCAGAGATGTCAGATGCAATTGCTTGGATTCGGGCTGCTGGCGGGCAAGCTGTCCTTGCTCACCCTGGGCGTTACGAGATTGGAAAAGCCCGGATGCTGGACCTGATTGCTCATTTCAAGGCCGCTGGAGGAGAGGCGCTGGAAGTTGTTACTTCCAACCACACTGCCGAGCATGTCTCGCAATTTGCCCGTATGTCAGTTGAGCATGGATTGACTGCTTCATGTGGCTCGGATTTTCACAGCCCTCTTGATGGCTGGTGCGATCTGGGGAGCCTGCCGGATTTGCCCGCCAATGTCACGCCGATTTGGCACAACTGGCCCGAATGTTGA
- a CDS encoding septation protein A, with protein sequence MKFLFDLFPIILFFATYFVTNNDIYAATGVTIIATIAQVAWTWLKHRKVDGMLWLSLGLVVVLGGATLLLHNKTFIMWKPTALYWAFAVVLSIAKLAFNKNLIRSVMDSQMSLPDPVWSKLMWSWVGFFLMMGGINLLVAFNFSEATWVSFKMFGGLGLMLVFVILQSLMLSKYIEDAPEKND encoded by the coding sequence ATGAAATTTCTGTTCGACTTATTTCCAATCATCCTGTTTTTTGCAACGTACTTTGTCACCAATAATGACATCTACGCTGCAACAGGCGTAACCATCATCGCCACCATTGCACAAGTGGCCTGGACCTGGCTCAAGCACCGGAAGGTAGATGGCATGCTTTGGCTGTCGTTGGGCCTGGTCGTTGTGCTCGGTGGCGCCACGCTGTTGCTCCATAACAAGACTTTCATCATGTGGAAGCCAACTGCACTGTACTGGGCCTTTGCAGTGGTATTGTCGATTGCCAAATTGGCATTCAACAAAAACCTGATCCGCAGTGTCATGGACAGCCAGATGAGCTTGCCAGATCCAGTCTGGTCAAAATTGATGTGGTCCTGGGTTGGCTTCTTCCTGATGATGGGTGGTATCAATCTACTGGTTGCCTTCAATTTCAGTGAAGCCACTTGGGTCAGCTTCAAAATGTTTGGCGGCCTGGGCCTGATGCTGGTATTTGTGATCCTTCAGAGCCTCATGCTGTCGAAATACATCGAAGACGCCCCCGAAAAGAATGACTGA
- a CDS encoding YciI family protein — protein sequence MLYVMIGTDAPDSLDTRLSVRAAHLARLQALQDAGRLLVAGPCPSIDSPDPGPAGFSGSIVIAEFDSLEAAERWFNDDVYVTKGVFSHISVKPFKKVLPT from the coding sequence ATGCTCTACGTAATGATTGGCACTGATGCCCCAGATTCGCTTGATACCCGCTTAAGCGTGCGCGCAGCACACCTGGCTAGATTACAAGCCCTTCAAGATGCAGGCAGGTTACTTGTTGCTGGCCCCTGTCCAAGTATCGACAGCCCTGACCCTGGCCCTGCTGGATTCAGCGGCAGCATTGTCATTGCTGAATTCGATTCACTTGAAGCGGCGGAGCGTTGGTTTAACGATGATGTATATGTCACAAAAGGCGTCTTCAGCCACATCTCCGTCAAGCCATTCAAAAAGGTGCTGCCCACATGA